In Selenomonas dianae, a genomic segment contains:
- the sucD gene encoding succinate--CoA ligase subunit alpha — translation MSVMIDKDTKVIVQGITGKAAMFHTKQMLDYGTKIVGGVTPGKAGQTVEGVPVFNTVADAVKATGATASVVYVPARFAADSILEAVDADLDLVVCITEHIPVLDMVKVRRYMQGKKTRLVGPNCPGLLTAQQSKLGITPGTVSKPGHVGLISRSGTLTYEAAFQLTNAGIGQTTTVGIGGDPVKGTDFIDALQLFKDDPDTYAVLIIGEIGGTAEEDAAKWIQENMKDKPVSAFIAGRQAPPGKRMGHAGAIISGGKGTAADKVAALGAAGIPVADTVAHIGETMVRLLKEKGLYDKCHTC, via the coding sequence ATGTCAGTAATGATTGATAAGGACACCAAGGTCATTGTCCAGGGCATCACCGGCAAGGCCGCCATGTTCCACACGAAGCAGATGCTCGACTACGGCACAAAGATCGTCGGCGGCGTCACCCCCGGCAAAGCGGGGCAGACCGTCGAGGGCGTACCCGTATTCAATACCGTTGCAGATGCCGTGAAGGCGACGGGTGCAACTGCCTCCGTCGTCTACGTCCCCGCACGCTTCGCGGCGGACTCCATCCTTGAGGCGGTCGATGCGGATCTCGACCTCGTCGTCTGCATCACCGAGCACATCCCCGTGCTCGACATGGTGAAGGTACGCCGCTATATGCAGGGCAAAAAGACCCGCCTCGTTGGACCGAACTGCCCCGGGCTCCTCACCGCGCAGCAGTCCAAGCTCGGCATCACACCCGGCACGGTCAGCAAGCCCGGCCACGTCGGACTCATCTCGCGCTCCGGCACCCTCACCTATGAGGCGGCGTTCCAACTCACGAACGCGGGCATCGGTCAGACGACCACCGTCGGCATCGGCGGCGACCCCGTCAAGGGCACGGACTTCATCGACGCGCTGCAGCTCTTCAAGGACGATCCCGACACCTATGCCGTCCTCATCATCGGTGAGATCGGCGGCACGGCGGAGGAAGATGCCGCGAAGTGGATTCAGGAAAATATGAAGGACAAACCTGTGTCCGCGTTTATCGCCGGCCGTCAGGCGCCTCCGGGCAAGCGCATGGGTCATGCAGGCGCAATCATCTCCGGCGGCAAGGGTACGGCAGCGGACAAGGTTGCCGCCCTGGGTGCGGCGGGCATCCCCGTCGCCGACACCGTCGCACACATCGGCGAGACCATGGTGAGGCTCCTCAAGGAGAAGGGTCTCTACGACAAGTGCCACACCTGCTGA
- the sucC gene encoding ADP-forming succinate--CoA ligase subunit beta — protein sequence MNIHEYQSKQVLREFGVNVPNGLPAFTVDEAVENAKKLGSPVIVVKAQIHAGGRGKAGGVKIAKNTDEVRTYAQELLGKVLVTHQTGPEGKKVGRLLIEEGSKIKKEYYLSFVVDRQTASIVMMGSEEGGVEIEKVAAETPEKIIKEYIDPVIGLAPFQASRMAYAINIPGPAVRKAAALMQGLYAAFIGKDCSQVEINPLVVTEDDDVIALDAKLNFDDSALFRHPDIAALRDETEEDPKEREAAAAGLNYVNLGGDVACMVNGAGLAMATVDIIKHYGGEPANFLDVGGDSEPEKIAKAFSIMLEGGQAKGIFVNIFGGINRCDNIASGIIEAAKIISKDGKSLPVPVVVRLEGTKVEEGREILKNTPIGNVFPAATMEGGAEQIVKLVAQAKA from the coding sequence ATGAATATTCATGAGTACCAGTCCAAGCAGGTTCTGCGCGAGTTCGGCGTGAACGTGCCGAACGGGCTGCCGGCGTTCACCGTCGATGAGGCAGTCGAGAATGCGAAGAAGCTGGGCTCCCCCGTGATTGTCGTCAAGGCGCAGATCCACGCGGGCGGCCGTGGCAAGGCGGGTGGTGTCAAGATTGCAAAGAACACAGATGAAGTCCGCACCTACGCGCAGGAACTCCTCGGCAAGGTTCTCGTCACGCATCAGACCGGCCCCGAGGGCAAAAAGGTCGGTCGCCTCCTCATCGAAGAAGGCTCGAAGATCAAAAAGGAATACTACCTCTCGTTCGTCGTTGACCGTCAGACCGCGAGCATTGTCATGATGGGCTCCGAGGAGGGCGGCGTCGAGATCGAGAAGGTCGCCGCCGAGACCCCCGAGAAGATCATCAAGGAATACATCGACCCCGTGATCGGGCTTGCTCCGTTCCAGGCATCGCGCATGGCGTACGCCATCAACATCCCGGGTCCTGCCGTCCGCAAGGCGGCGGCGCTCATGCAGGGTCTCTATGCCGCATTCATCGGCAAGGACTGCTCACAGGTCGAGATCAACCCGCTCGTCGTCACCGAGGACGACGATGTCATCGCACTTGATGCGAAGCTGAACTTCGACGACAGCGCGCTCTTCCGCCACCCCGACATCGCAGCGCTCCGCGATGAGACCGAGGAGGATCCGAAGGAGCGCGAGGCGGCTGCGGCAGGGCTCAACTACGTCAACCTCGGCGGCGATGTCGCGTGCATGGTCAACGGCGCAGGGCTTGCGATGGCGACCGTCGACATCATCAAGCACTACGGCGGCGAGCCCGCGAACTTCCTCGATGTCGGCGGCGATTCCGAACCCGAGAAGATCGCCAAGGCGTTCAGCATCATGCTTGAGGGCGGTCAGGCGAAGGGCATCTTCGTCAACATCTTCGGTGGCATCAACCGCTGCGACAACATCGCCAGCGGCATCATCGAGGCGGCAAAGATCATCTCCAAGGACGGCAAATCCCTCCCTGTTCCCGTCGTCGTCCGCCTCGAAGGCACAAAGGTCGAAGAGGGTCGCGAAATCCTCAAGAACACGCCGATCGGCAACGTCTTCCCCGCAGCCACGATGGAGGGCGGCGCAGAGCAGATCGTGAAACTCGTCGCACAGGCGAAGGCGTAA
- a CDS encoding aldose epimerase family protein, with product MTELKMEPFGTMPGGERIDLYTLTNGRGTRVAVTTYGARLVKFERMVHGAPLDIVLGYETGEDYVRDTASMGAIVGRHANRIAGGRITVAGRPYQLELNTGSKKQNHIHGGSNGLHYHLWMAEIVEGGVEFTAISPDGEGGYPGNFEAKVAYRLTDDDALSISYRAVSDADTICNLTNHTYFNLEGCTADSVLDHTAEIYADEFTWADAESLPDGRILSVFGTPMDFTAPHRIGERIDADYDQLQFAGGYDHNWVLRGDIAPEPYSHLKKAARVTSEKTGLALSCYTTQVGMQFYTANSLAKRPLIGKGGKQFPRRGGFCLETQFFPNAPANPHFPQPELRMGEVWEAETVYVLEEL from the coding sequence ATGACGGAATTAAAGATGGAACCGTTTGGAACGATGCCGGGGGGAGAGCGGATCGACCTCTATACACTCACGAACGGACGCGGCACACGCGTCGCTGTCACAACCTACGGGGCGCGGCTGGTGAAGTTCGAGCGCATGGTACACGGCGCACCGCTCGACATCGTGCTCGGCTATGAAACGGGCGAAGACTATGTCCGCGACACCGCCTCGATGGGGGCGATTGTCGGACGGCACGCGAACCGCATCGCGGGCGGGCGTATCACGGTCGCGGGGCGTCCCTATCAGCTGGAGCTGAACACAGGATCAAAAAAGCAGAACCACATCCACGGCGGCTCAAACGGGCTGCACTACCACCTCTGGATGGCGGAGATCGTCGAGGGCGGCGTGGAGTTCACGGCGATCAGCCCCGACGGCGAGGGCGGCTACCCCGGCAACTTCGAGGCAAAGGTCGCCTACCGCCTCACGGACGACGATGCACTCTCCATCTCCTACCGCGCCGTCAGCGACGCGGACACGATCTGCAACCTCACGAACCATACCTATTTCAACCTGGAGGGGTGTACCGCTGACAGCGTGCTCGATCACACGGCGGAGATCTACGCCGACGAGTTCACGTGGGCGGATGCGGAGTCCCTGCCCGACGGACGTATCCTCAGCGTCTTTGGAACGCCGATGGACTTCACTGCGCCGCACCGCATTGGCGAGCGCATCGACGCGGACTATGACCAGTTGCAGTTTGCGGGCGGCTACGATCACAACTGGGTGCTGCGCGGCGACATCGCGCCCGAGCCATACTCCCATCTCAAAAAGGCGGCACGCGTCACATCGGAAAAGACGGGGCTTGCCCTCTCCTGCTACACGACGCAGGTCGGGATGCAGTTCTACACGGCAAACTCCCTCGCGAAGCGTCCGCTCATCGGCAAGGGCGGCAAACAGTTCCCACGGCGCGGAGGCTTCTGCCTTGAAACACAATTCTTCCCGAACGCGCCCGCAAACCCGCATTTTCCACAGCCCGAGCTGCGCATGGGAGAGGTCTGGGAGGCGGAGACCGTCTATGTGCTCGAAGAATTATAA
- a CDS encoding ferredoxin, whose amino-acid sequence MKLSIDDAACVSCGMCAERLPAVFRIDRTARSAVLVRQPVPTEEDDALEAAEDCPVGAIISSFFVANR is encoded by the coding sequence ATGAAACTATCCATCGACGACGCCGCGTGCGTCTCCTGCGGGATGTGTGCCGAACGTCTGCCCGCCGTCTTTCGCATCGACCGCACGGCACGCTCCGCCGTACTCGTGCGCCAGCCCGTACCAACCGAGGAGGACGATGCGCTCGAAGCGGCGGAGGACTGCCCCGTCGGCGCAATTATTTCTTCCTTTTTCGTGGCAAACAGATGA
- the ptsP gene encoding phosphoenolpyruvate--protein phosphotransferase: MAESIRGKGVISGIAVGKVMLAGQNLDGYLAAYKPGSIAEEQGKAEAALTAVTEILLATIDRLRKEEQTEQAAILEAHRMMVQDPMMAENIKTKIEETGSAPQGILDAASDQAQLFEQMEDEYFAARAVDLRDVGKRIAKYVLGVKEPEIGAGQVILCGEEIEPSVVAGMPTDQIAGVILGSGSATSHVVIIAKARAIPTVLGIGDKINLIHDEDEIILDGSRGDIIIRPTEAERSLYQTKIEEQKKLAAHYAALKDLPAVTKDGVRIELTANIGTHMDVDNALTYGAEGVGLFRSEFVFMGSTTIPTEEDQFKAYRAAVEKCGGHICVIRTMDIGGDKPLPYLNIDPEENPFLGYRALRISLDRHDLFLPQIKAILRAGLYGKAAMMVPMVISVSEIQRVQKLVEQAKVELTHEGKEYSDDVQVGIMVETPAAAVVSPLLSQYVDFFSIGTNDLIQYTLAVDRGNAQIAHLYNPFNPAVLRLIQRTIQSARERGIWAGMCGEMASDPYAAVILLGMGITELSMSAPSIPRVKEMIRSVTSTQAKELLADVMKMEHGVEIRAYLHKMLEGSDASARI, from the coding sequence ATGGCGGAAAGCATCCGTGGAAAAGGCGTTATCTCCGGCATCGCCGTCGGAAAGGTCATGCTCGCGGGACAGAACCTCGACGGCTATCTCGCGGCATACAAGCCCGGCTCGATCGCAGAGGAACAGGGCAAGGCGGAGGCGGCACTCACCGCCGTCACGGAGATCCTGCTCGCGACCATCGACCGCCTCCGCAAGGAGGAGCAGACCGAACAGGCGGCAATCCTTGAGGCGCACCGCATGATGGTGCAGGATCCGATGATGGCGGAGAACATCAAGACAAAGATCGAGGAGACGGGCAGTGCGCCGCAGGGCATCCTTGACGCCGCCAGTGATCAGGCGCAGCTGTTCGAGCAGATGGAGGACGAGTACTTCGCTGCGCGTGCGGTCGATCTGCGCGACGTGGGCAAGCGCATCGCGAAATACGTCCTCGGGGTCAAAGAACCGGAGATCGGCGCGGGTCAGGTCATCCTCTGCGGCGAGGAGATCGAGCCGTCCGTCGTGGCGGGGATGCCAACGGATCAGATCGCGGGCGTGATCCTCGGCTCGGGCAGCGCGACGAGCCACGTCGTCATCATCGCCAAGGCACGCGCGATCCCGACCGTGCTCGGCATCGGCGACAAGATCAACCTCATTCATGACGAGGACGAGATCATCCTCGACGGCAGCCGCGGCGACATCATCATCCGCCCGACCGAGGCGGAGCGTTCGCTCTATCAGACCAAGATCGAAGAGCAGAAAAAGCTCGCGGCGCACTACGCCGCGCTCAAGGATCTGCCCGCCGTGACCAAGGACGGCGTACGCATCGAACTCACGGCGAACATCGGCACGCACATGGACGTGGATAACGCACTCACGTACGGCGCGGAGGGCGTGGGGCTCTTCCGCTCCGAGTTCGTCTTTATGGGCTCCACGACGATCCCGACGGAGGAAGATCAGTTCAAGGCATACCGCGCTGCGGTCGAAAAGTGCGGCGGCCACATCTGCGTCATCCGCACCATGGACATCGGCGGCGACAAGCCCCTGCCCTACCTCAACATCGACCCCGAGGAGAATCCGTTCCTCGGCTACCGCGCCCTCAGAATCAGCCTTGACCGTCACGACCTCTTCCTCCCGCAGATCAAGGCGATCCTGCGCGCAGGTCTCTATGGCAAGGCGGCGATGATGGTTCCCATGGTCATCAGCGTCAGCGAGATCCAACGCGTACAGAAACTCGTCGAACAGGCAAAGGTGGAGCTCACCCACGAGGGCAAGGAGTACTCCGACGACGTACAGGTGGGCATCATGGTCGAAACGCCTGCCGCTGCCGTCGTCTCGCCGCTGCTCTCCCAGTACGTCGACTTCTTCAGCATCGGGACGAACGACCTCATCCAGTACACGCTCGCGGTTGACCGGGGCAACGCACAGATCGCGCACCTCTACAACCCGTTCAACCCCGCTGTCCTCCGCCTCATCCAGCGCACGATCCAGAGTGCGCGTGAGCGCGGCATCTGGGCGGGTATGTGCGGCGAGATGGCGAGCGACCCGTACGCCGCCGTCATCCTGCTCGGCATGGGCATCACGGAACTCTCCATGAGTGCGCCGAGCATCCCGCGCGTCAAGGAGATGATCCGCTCCGTCACCTCGACACAGGCAAAGGAACTCCTCGCCGATGTCATGAAGATGGAACACGGCGTCGAGATTCGCGCCTACCTGCACAAGATGCTCGAAGGCTCGGACGCGAGCGCAAGGATCTAA
- a CDS encoding HPr family phosphocarrier protein — MTQETVMIENKTGIHARPASVFVQTATKFKSKIQIEAKGKKVDAKSILMLMSMGLVKGTELTIIAEGADEADAVKALADLVNSKFGEE, encoded by the coding sequence ATGACGCAGGAAACAGTTATGATCGAGAACAAGACGGGCATCCACGCACGTCCCGCATCGGTGTTCGTCCAGACGGCGACCAAGTTCAAATCCAAGATCCAGATCGAGGCGAAGGGCAAGAAGGTCGATGCCAAGAGCATTCTCATGCTCATGAGCATGGGGCTCGTCAAGGGCACGGAGCTCACCATCATTGCCGAGGGCGCGGATGAGGCGGATGCCGTGAAGGCTCTTGCGGATCTCGTCAACTCGAAGTTCGGCGAGGAGTAA
- a CDS encoding conjugal transfer protein TraD: MPSQIRPSSLVLAVLMSVGLVVGSIVLRPPLTRTLYIQYAALIAGAGLIVTLYNYFLTLRVRRRAQQDAKEIIPPLSPSELPMPPPQEADTATDPPCAYAATTETALPEASFPAATAHPLPAEERDAAPAVRRDPAQSTPPQEAEDLPENMDALLDVAYEAAEDNPLRAVAAYRRALARYPDDSYVPYLIIELTTLYKRFGDYEAALALFDEACALPVIAKNAVMVQEFERSRRALTVVSHMLRAQGTPALPFGEVSKELLAEADRRAQELRT, translated from the coding sequence ATGCCGTCGCAGATTCGCCCGTCTTCGCTGGTGCTCGCCGTGCTGATGAGTGTCGGTCTTGTCGTGGGGAGCATTGTGCTCCGTCCGCCGCTGACCCGGACGCTGTACATCCAGTATGCGGCGCTGATCGCGGGGGCGGGGCTCATCGTGACGCTCTACAATTATTTTCTGACGCTGCGTGTGCGCAGGCGTGCACAGCAGGATGCGAAGGAAATAATCCCGCCGCTGTCGCCGAGCGAGCTGCCGATGCCGCCGCCGCAGGAGGCGGACACTGCGACAGATCCCCCCTGTGCCTACGCGGCGACAACGGAGACGGCACTGCCGGAGGCGTCGTTTCCCGCTGCCACAGCGCATCCTCTCCCCGCAGAGGAGCGGGATGCCGCCCCCGCAGTCCGGCGGGATCCGGCACAGAGCACGCCCCCGCAGGAGGCGGAGGATCTGCCGGAGAACATGGATGCCCTGCTGGATGTCGCCTACGAGGCGGCGGAGGACAATCCGCTGCGGGCCGTTGCGGCATATCGCCGTGCACTTGCACGCTATCCGGACGACTCCTATGTCCCGTATCTCATCATCGAGCTCACGACGCTCTACAAGCGTTTTGGGGACTACGAAGCGGCGCTCGCCCTCTTTGATGAGGCGTGTGCGCTCCCTGTCATTGCAAAGAACGCCGTCATGGTGCAGGAGTTTGAGCGCTCCCGCAGAGCCTTGACCGTCGTTTCCCATATGCTCCGTGCGCAGGGGACGCCTGCGCTGCCGTTCGGCGAGGTGTCGAAGGAACTGCTTGCCGAGGCGGATCGGCGGGCACAGGAGTTGAGAACCTGA
- a CDS encoding PRC-barrel domain-containing protein encodes MKKSVDILGLPVISITEGRELGMSKTLLIDAPNRVVAAITIEDEDWYRGVKLIPYDNVIAVGEDAVTINNSENILTLDAAGDFETLLDDNIRVIGTKAITRSGVIQGTISEIFIGEDGSIEKCEITTPEGMASEVTADQVSIFGKEVTVISPEGDAGKKSDAAAAPAAPAVTAPADPVPAAEPVIEETPAVEAAPVAAMPVIEESAPVAEAAPVVEPPMEEAAPVAAPAAPAEEPAPTAAPAMPEPEPAPAPVAHPAMAVVEDPAPAEPAPAAAEPAEDKSAERVNEDRHRRFLLGKKATRTIKMDNGVVIVEAGADITEEVLQKAKLGNKFIELSMSAQ; translated from the coding sequence ATGAAGAAAAGCGTTGACATTCTGGGGCTTCCTGTCATCAGTATCACCGAGGGACGCGAGCTCGGCATGAGCAAGACGCTGCTCATCGACGCGCCGAACCGCGTTGTAGCGGCGATCACGATCGAGGACGAGGACTGGTATCGCGGCGTCAAGCTCATTCCCTATGATAATGTCATTGCGGTCGGCGAGGATGCCGTCACGATCAACAACAGCGAGAACATCCTGACGCTGGATGCGGCGGGCGATTTCGAGACCCTGCTCGACGACAACATCCGCGTGATCGGGACGAAGGCGATTACGCGCTCGGGCGTGATCCAGGGCACGATCTCCGAGATCTTCATCGGCGAGGACGGCAGCATCGAAAAGTGCGAGATCACGACACCGGAGGGCATGGCGTCCGAGGTGACGGCGGATCAGGTTTCCATCTTCGGAAAGGAAGTCACAGTCATCTCCCCGGAGGGCGATGCCGGAAAAAAATCTGACGCAGCGGCTGCACCGGCGGCACCCGCTGTGACAGCGCCCGCAGATCCTGTGCCTGCGGCTGAGCCGGTGATTGAGGAAACTCCCGCCGTAGAAGCTGCGCCCGTCGCTGCGATGCCCGTGATCGAGGAGTCCGCACCCGTGGCGGAGGCTGCTCCTGTGGTGGAGCCCCCGATGGAGGAGGCCGCGCCTGTCGCTGCTCCGGCAGCTCCTGCAGAGGAGCCGGCACCGACCGCCGCGCCGGCGATGCCTGAGCCTGAGCCAGCCCCCGCGCCGGTGGCGCATCCTGCGATGGCGGTGGTTGAGGATCCGGCACCGGCCGAACCCGCTCCGGCTGCGGCAGAGCCCGCCGAGGACAAGAGCGCGGAGCGCGTGAACGAGGATCGTCACCGCCGATTCCTGCTCGGCAAGAAGGCGACACGCACGATCAAGATGGACAACGGTGTCGTCATCGTCGAGGCGGGCGCGGACATCACCGAGGAAGTCCTGCAGAAGGCGAAGCTCGGCAACAAGTTCATCGAGCTCTCGATGAGCGCACAGTAA
- the thiM gene encoding hydroxyethylthiazole kinase has protein sequence MNTRTLDQIRAASPLVHCITNYVTVNDVANVLLAIGARPIMADDSEEVEEITALCAGLCLNIGTLNARTIPSMIAAGKRARVLGHPVVLDPVGAGASALRTATALRILDEVRPALIRGNISEIRTLAVGSGATQGVDASAADAVTEENLMASADALRTFAARTGAVVAVTGAIDLVTNGSDCYAIRNGRAEMARVTGTGCQLSALLAAALAAVPSDPLAAAAETVALMGAAGEIAWVQMGECDGNATYRTRIIDAVYCLTDEELAARMNIMKL, from the coding sequence ATGAACACACGAACCCTCGACCAAATCCGCGCGGCATCCCCGCTCGTCCACTGCATTACAAACTATGTCACCGTCAATGACGTGGCGAACGTCCTGCTCGCCATCGGGGCGCGTCCCATCATGGCGGACGATTCGGAGGAGGTGGAGGAGATCACCGCCCTCTGTGCGGGGCTCTGCCTCAACATCGGCACACTCAACGCGCGAACCATCCCGAGCATGATCGCAGCGGGAAAGCGTGCACGCGTTCTTGGTCATCCCGTTGTGCTCGACCCCGTCGGCGCAGGCGCGAGCGCGCTGCGCACCGCGACCGCACTGCGTATTTTGGACGAGGTTCGCCCTGCCTTGATTCGCGGTAATATTTCTGAGATTCGCACGCTTGCCGTCGGGAGCGGCGCGACACAGGGCGTTGACGCGAGTGCGGCGGATGCCGTCACCGAGGAAAACCTCATGGCTTCGGCAGATGCTCTGCGCACCTTTGCCGCACGCACGGGCGCAGTCGTCGCAGTCACGGGCGCAATCGACCTCGTGACGAACGGGAGCGACTGCTATGCCATCCGAAACGGACGCGCGGAGATGGCACGTGTCACAGGCACGGGCTGCCAGCTCTCCGCGCTCCTCGCCGCCGCCCTTGCCGCCGTCCCGTCCGATCCGCTCGCGGCAGCCGCCGAGACCGTCGCACTCATGGGGGCGGCGGGCGAGATCGCATGGGTGCAGATGGGGGAGTGCGACGGCAATGCGACCTATCGCACGCGGATCATTGACGCTGTTTATTGCCTGACGGACGAAGAACTCGCCGCGCGTATGAACATTATGAAACTCTGA
- the thiD gene encoding bifunctional hydroxymethylpyrimidine kinase/phosphomethylpyrimidine kinase, producing the protein MKMYTALTIAGSDSSGGAGIQADLKTMTAHGVYGMSAITALTAQNTTGVTDILGVPPAFLAAQLDAVFTDIPPDAVKIGMAHGAALIRIIAEKLDAYHARNVVVDPVMVATSGARLISEDAVAALVSLLLPRATIITPNIPEAEVLSDLRITDRTHMTAAATRIYERTHTAVLMKGGHSVDDANDLLVDGNGARWFEGRRIATTNTHGTGCTLSSAIAANLARGMDLDTAVERAKAYLSGALAAGLDLGAGSGPLAHGFDLRSEFIC; encoded by the coding sequence ATGAAAATGTATACGGCGCTCACCATCGCGGGCAGTGATTCGAGCGGCGGCGCGGGGATTCAAGCGGATCTCAAGACCATGACCGCGCACGGCGTTTACGGCATGAGCGCAATCACCGCACTCACTGCGCAGAACACCACGGGTGTCACGGACATCCTAGGCGTCCCGCCCGCATTCCTCGCGGCACAGCTCGATGCCGTCTTTACCGACATCCCGCCCGATGCCGTAAAGATCGGCATGGCTCATGGTGCTGCGCTCATCCGCATCATTGCGGAGAAGCTCGATGCATACCATGCGCGGAACGTCGTCGTTGATCCCGTCATGGTCGCAACGAGCGGGGCGCGGCTCATCAGCGAAGATGCCGTTGCGGCACTCGTATCGTTGCTCCTGCCGCGTGCGACCATCATCACGCCGAACATCCCCGAGGCGGAGGTGTTGTCCGACCTGCGCATCACCGACCGCACCCATATGACCGCAGCGGCGACGCGGATCTACGAGCGCACGCATACCGCCGTCCTGATGAAGGGGGGACACAGCGTCGACGATGCGAACGATCTGCTCGTCGATGGAAACGGTGCGCGATGGTTCGAGGGACGGCGCATTGCGACCACAAACACCCATGGAACGGGCTGCACCCTTTCCAGTGCGATTGCCGCGAACCTCGCACGCGGCATGGACTTGGATACGGCAGTCGAACGCGCGAAGGCATACCTCTCGGGCGCGCTCGCTGCGGGGCTCGACCTCGGCGCGGGCAGCGGCCCGCTCGCGCATGGATTTGATTTGAGGAGTGAATTTATATGCTAG
- a CDS encoding pyridoxamine 5'-phosphate oxidase family protein gives MNMRDAFERIMREQREIALATTTDGLPHVRIVNFYYAPEEHRIYFATFKDNEKVIELAANPNTAFTTVPHNDTVEHVRASGRAVKSAHTVYDLAPLFAAKIPRYQETIDEVGDDLILYEIAFDAAVVTVDMRHIEHIRL, from the coding sequence ATGAACATGAGGGATGCGTTTGAGCGCATCATGCGCGAGCAGCGCGAAATCGCGCTTGCAACAACAACGGACGGGCTGCCGCACGTGCGCATTGTGAATTTCTACTACGCGCCCGAGGAGCACCGCATCTACTTCGCCACGTTCAAGGACAACGAGAAGGTGATCGAGCTCGCGGCGAATCCGAACACCGCCTTTACCACCGTTCCGCACAACGATACCGTAGAGCACGTCCGCGCGAGCGGAAGAGCCGTGAAGTCGGCGCATACGGTCTATGACCTCGCGCCCCTGTTTGCCGCAAAGATCCCGCGCTATCAGGAGACCATCGACGAAGTCGGCGACGATCTCATCCTCTACGAGATCGCCTTCGATGCGGCGGTCGTCACCGTGGATATGAGGCACATCGAGCACATCCGGCTCTAA